The Streptomyces sp. NBC_00344 genome includes a window with the following:
- the shc gene encoding squalene--hopene cyclase — MTATTDGSPGAIEPRATAASDTTATAAPPPVRGPVHEAAEGAAARSVGYLLDIQDAQGWWKGDLETNVTMDAEDLLLRQFLGILDERTAQAAGRFIRGEQRADGTWATFFEGPGELSTTVEAYVALRLAGDAPDAPHMALASGWIRENGGVAASRVFTRIWLALFGWWKWEDLPELPPEIIFLPKWVPLNIYDFGCWARQTIVPLTVVSAKRPVRPAPFALNELHSDPANPNPVKPLAPMASWSGAFQRLDKALHVYHRFAPRRLRRTAMNAAARWIIERQENDGCWGGIQPPAVYSVIALHLLGYDIDHPVMRAGLESLDRFAIWREDGARMIEACQSPVWDTCLATIALADAGLSPDHPALVKAAEWMLGEEIDRPGDWSVRRPGLAPGGWAFEFHNDNYPDIDDTAEVALALRRVRVPDSGRLEGAIARGVRWNLGMQSRGGGWGAFDADNTSGFPNRLPFCDFGEVIDPPSADVTAHVVEMLAVEGLAHDPRTRRGIEWLLAEQEANGAWFGRWGVNYIYGTGSVVPALTAAGLRTSHPAIRRAVAWLESVQNEDGGWGEDLRSYKQQEWVGHGVSTASQTAWALLALLAAGERDNKPVERGVSWLAGAQGEDGSWDEPYFTGTGFPWDFSINYHLYRQVFPLTALGRYVHGEPFAATRRAD; from the coding sequence ATGACAGCGACGACCGACGGAAGCCCCGGAGCCATCGAGCCCCGCGCAACCGCGGCCAGTGACACAACCGCGACCGCCGCACCTCCCCCCGTCCGCGGCCCGGTGCACGAGGCCGCCGAGGGGGCCGCGGCGCGCTCCGTCGGATACCTGCTCGACATCCAGGACGCCCAGGGCTGGTGGAAGGGCGACCTGGAGACAAACGTGACCATGGACGCCGAGGATCTGCTGCTGAGGCAGTTCCTCGGGATCCTCGACGAACGGACCGCCCAGGCCGCAGGTCGCTTCATCCGCGGCGAGCAGCGTGCCGACGGCACCTGGGCCACCTTCTTCGAGGGCCCCGGCGAACTGTCCACCACCGTCGAGGCATACGTCGCCCTGCGGCTTGCCGGTGACGCCCCTGACGCACCGCACATGGCACTCGCCTCCGGGTGGATCCGTGAGAACGGCGGCGTCGCCGCGAGCCGGGTGTTCACGCGGATCTGGCTGGCGCTCTTCGGCTGGTGGAAGTGGGAGGATCTGCCCGAGCTGCCACCCGAGATCATCTTCCTCCCGAAGTGGGTCCCGTTAAATATCTACGACTTCGGCTGCTGGGCGCGGCAGACGATCGTGCCGCTCACGGTGGTCTCCGCGAAGCGTCCGGTGCGTCCGGCTCCGTTCGCGCTGAACGAGCTGCACAGCGATCCCGCCAACCCCAACCCGGTGAAACCACTGGCCCCGATGGCGAGTTGGAGCGGGGCCTTCCAGCGCCTCGACAAGGCGCTGCACGTCTACCACAGATTCGCCCCCCGCAGACTTCGCCGCACGGCGATGAACGCTGCGGCCCGGTGGATCATCGAGCGCCAGGAGAACGACGGCTGCTGGGGCGGAATTCAGCCGCCCGCGGTGTACTCGGTCATCGCGCTGCATCTCCTCGGTTACGACATCGACCACCCCGTGATGCGGGCCGGCCTCGAATCGCTCGACCGGTTCGCCATCTGGCGCGAGGACGGCGCCCGCATGATCGAGGCATGCCAGTCCCCGGTGTGGGACACCTGCCTGGCCACGATCGCTCTGGCCGACGCCGGCCTGAGTCCCGACCACCCGGCCCTGGTCAAGGCCGCCGAGTGGATGCTGGGTGAGGAGATCGACCGGCCGGGTGACTGGTCCGTACGCCGGCCCGGACTGGCCCCCGGCGGCTGGGCGTTCGAGTTCCACAACGACAACTACCCGGACATCGACGACACCGCGGAGGTCGCCCTTGCCCTCCGCAGGGTCCGGGTGCCCGACTCCGGCCGGCTGGAGGGCGCTATCGCGCGCGGGGTGCGCTGGAATCTCGGTATGCAGTCCAGGGGCGGGGGCTGGGGCGCCTTCGACGCGGACAACACCAGCGGTTTCCCCAACCGCCTCCCCTTCTGTGACTTCGGCGAGGTCATCGACCCGCCGTCGGCCGATGTCACCGCGCATGTGGTGGAGATGCTGGCCGTCGAGGGACTGGCACACGACCCGCGCACCCGGCGCGGCATCGAGTGGCTGCTCGCCGAACAGGAGGCGAACGGAGCCTGGTTCGGGCGCTGGGGTGTCAACTACATCTACGGCACCGGCTCGGTCGTTCCCGCACTCACCGCGGCCGGCCTGCGCACCTCGCACCCGGCGATCCGCCGGGCGGTCGCATGGCTGGAGTCCGTGCAGAACGAGGACGGCGGCTGGGGCGAGGATCTTCGTTCCTACAAGCAGCAGGAGTGGGTAGGACACGGGGTTTCGACCGCCTCCCAGACGGCGTGGGCGCTCCTGGCGCTGCTGGCGGCGGGCGAGCGGGACAACAAACCGGTGGAACGCGGTGTCTCCTGGCTCGCCGGGGCCCAGGGCGAGGACGGCTCCTGGGACGAGCCGTACTTCACAGGCACCGGCTTTCCCTGGGACTTCTCGATCAACTACCACCTGTACCGGCAGGTCTTTCCGCTGACCGCGCTGGGCCGGTACGTCCACGGTGAACCCTTCGCCGCAACACGCCGGGCGGACTGA